The proteins below come from a single Parachlamydiales bacterium genomic window:
- the xseB gene encoding exodeoxyribonuclease VII small subunit: protein MNTSSNESTGQEQLSFEAAFHRLEELLEKLNNAETPLEDALKCYEEADKLISQCNKRLNTAEKKIEKLIKNRNDEVQVDEQGRPKTEPFST from the coding sequence GTGAACACCTCTTCCAATGAAAGCACTGGACAGGAACAGCTTTCCTTTGAAGCAGCCTTTCACCGTCTGGAAGAACTGCTTGAAAAGTTGAATAATGCTGAGACTCCCCTCGAAGATGCTCTGAAATGCTATGAAGAAGCTGACAAACTCATCAGCCAATGCAATAAGCGCTTGAATACAGCAGAAAAAAAAATCGAGAAATTGATTAAAAACCGCAACGATGAAGTCCAAGTTGATGAACAAGGACGGCCAAAAACAGAACCATTTTCCACCTAG
- the priA gene encoding primosomal protein N' yields MSIASVILDNALDKRLDYSIPENLQGKITPGMRIEVSVRGRTCYGTVSELKNESSFGHLKPILSIVGEGDSLPPDLFELAQWMSNYYAAPLRNVIRSLLPASVRKDAGHQEQLFVMRVKTREEIIEAIPAIRTKAPSQAKILETILPAVKGMFLSVLLEKAESTRSAVDALVKKGFLEMQMVRIDRSPLEDEEYFLTPPRKLTPEQTVALQNITSSIDKQSFQTHLLYGVTGSGKTEVYLQAIEHTLAVGKSAIMMVPEIALTIQTIERFRCRFNEKMAILHYRLSDGERYDAWQDIHKGKISIVIGARSVVFSPLPNLGLIIVDEEHEQSYKQTDQMPCYNARDIAVMRGKLSNATVVLGSATPSLETYQNAIKGKYGLSKLTMRPDNAKLPSVTIVDMKREYEKAQGPTTFSEKLLDGISQRMKKGEQTILFLNRRGYHTMQMCKACGGTIKCNDCDTSLTFHRGDNCLSCHLCGFTLSPPPRQCPACKSEDTLKFRGVGTELVERSLQAIFPEVRTLRIDADTTKHKGSHQKLLRDFGTGKADVLVGTQMIAKGLHFPEVTLVGVLNCDSSLNIPDFRSSEHTFQLLSQVAGRAGRGVALGEVIIQTCVPENSVIQHAARQDFESFFAEELSTREIFGYPPFTQLAKIAFSGKDAQAVSHIAEVFRAGVERKLPQTYLVMALLPAGHSKVKGNFKYQFLIRGPAVYPMVQAYLSEEQRHKSKNVKISIDVNPYSTFF; encoded by the coding sequence ATGTCCATCGCTAGTGTTATCCTTGACAATGCCCTCGACAAGAGGCTCGACTACTCTATACCGGAAAATCTACAAGGAAAAATAACACCCGGCATGCGCATTGAAGTGTCTGTGCGTGGCAGAACTTGCTATGGCACAGTCAGCGAACTTAAAAATGAAAGCTCATTTGGTCATTTAAAACCCATTTTAAGTATTGTCGGCGAAGGCGACTCACTCCCCCCTGACCTTTTCGAGCTTGCCCAATGGATGTCCAACTATTACGCAGCTCCCTTGCGCAATGTCATCCGCTCCCTCCTGCCTGCCAGCGTGCGCAAAGACGCCGGACACCAAGAACAGCTTTTCGTCATGCGTGTTAAAACGCGTGAAGAGATTATAGAAGCCATCCCCGCAATCAGAACAAAAGCCCCTTCCCAAGCTAAAATCCTTGAAACTATCCTTCCCGCTGTTAAAGGAATGTTTCTGTCTGTCCTCTTAGAGAAAGCGGAATCTACCCGCTCTGCCGTGGACGCCCTCGTTAAAAAGGGGTTTCTAGAAATGCAGATGGTACGCATCGACCGCTCCCCTTTGGAAGACGAAGAATATTTCCTCACCCCCCCACGGAAACTCACTCCAGAACAGACGGTAGCGCTGCAAAATATCACCTCCAGCATCGACAAACAGTCTTTCCAAACTCACCTTTTATACGGTGTGACAGGCAGTGGAAAAACGGAAGTCTACCTGCAAGCCATCGAACATACTCTTGCAGTAGGAAAAAGCGCTATCATGATGGTTCCTGAGATTGCGTTGACAATACAGACCATTGAAAGGTTCCGCTGCCGCTTCAACGAAAAAATGGCTATTCTCCACTACCGGTTAAGCGATGGAGAACGGTATGATGCCTGGCAAGATATCCATAAAGGTAAAATCAGTATCGTCATCGGAGCCCGCTCTGTCGTTTTCAGTCCTCTGCCTAACCTTGGATTAATTATTGTCGACGAAGAGCACGAACAATCGTATAAACAGACCGACCAAATGCCCTGTTACAACGCCCGGGACATTGCCGTCATGCGCGGTAAGCTTAGCAATGCCACCGTTGTACTGGGGAGTGCGACACCCAGCTTAGAGACTTATCAAAATGCCATCAAAGGCAAATATGGGCTCTCCAAACTTACCATGCGCCCCGACAATGCTAAATTGCCTTCTGTAACTATTGTGGATATGAAAAGAGAATACGAAAAAGCGCAAGGACCCACTACCTTCTCAGAAAAACTGCTCGATGGCATCAGCCAACGCATGAAAAAAGGCGAGCAAACTATCCTATTCCTCAACCGCCGCGGCTACCATACCATGCAGATGTGCAAAGCGTGCGGTGGGACTATCAAATGCAATGACTGCGACACCTCCCTCACTTTCCACCGCGGCGACAACTGCCTAAGCTGCCATCTATGCGGGTTTACATTATCCCCGCCCCCACGCCAATGCCCTGCATGTAAAAGCGAGGACACCTTGAAATTCCGCGGCGTCGGCACCGAACTTGTAGAACGCTCGCTGCAGGCTATTTTCCCCGAGGTCCGCACCCTGCGTATCGACGCAGATACAACCAAACATAAAGGCAGCCATCAGAAACTCTTACGCGACTTCGGCACCGGCAAAGCCGATGTACTCGTAGGGACGCAGATGATTGCCAAAGGGCTCCATTTCCCTGAAGTCACCCTTGTAGGTGTCCTCAACTGTGATAGCAGCCTGAATATCCCTGACTTCCGGTCTTCCGAGCACACCTTCCAGCTCTTATCCCAAGTAGCAGGGCGTGCAGGCAGGGGCGTCGCCCTTGGTGAAGTGATCATCCAAACCTGCGTGCCTGAGAATTCCGTCATTCAACATGCCGCGCGGCAAGATTTCGAAAGTTTCTTTGCGGAAGAACTCTCCACGCGTGAGATCTTTGGCTATCCTCCTTTTACCCAGCTTGCAAAAATCGCTTTTAGCGGAAAAGATGCCCAGGCTGTAAGCCATATCGCAGAAGTGTTTAGGGCCGGCGTAGAACGAAAGCTCCCTCAAACTTATTTGGTGATGGCACTATTACCGGCAGGACATTCCAAAGTTAAAGGGAATTTTAAGTATCAATTCCTGATTCGCGGACCTGCTGTTTATCCTATGGTACAAGCTTATCTATCAGAAGAACAAAGGCACAAAAGCAAGAACGTTAAAATATCCATTGATGTGAATCCATACTCTACATTTTTCTAA
- the rimO gene encoding 30S ribosomal protein S12 methylthiotransferase RimO yields the protein MLPVIKEKNNLPQPEQETALPPDGKLKWIEPGNKIHFISLGCPRNLVDSEVMLGILLRAGYEATEVLAEADYIVINTCGFLEASRNESSQTIKMTLDERKESAKLIVTGCMVQTHHPELKDRFPTVDYYLGSGDVEKILEAVRSTEKGMQITSARSYIEAGEVPRQLSTPKHFAYLKIAEGCRKKCSYCIIPNIKGPLKSKSKEQIKKEFELLLNQGVQEIILIAQDLGDYGKDHGYKRADGLVDLLKDLLKNENDYWIRLLYLYPDEITDELIELMKNDKRICRYVDIPIQHVNDRVLKKMRRTTSREQILSVIEKLRKEIPDIIIRTSLIVGFPGESEEEFKELGTFLEKYQLDNVGIFKYSREKGSHADTLEDHHPENVKNRRYHALMKTQKKTLKKVLAKMVGKTVPVVVEGYHPESKMLMVGRHYGQCPDIDGQVIINDGRKVDAFGKRYKVKITGHTDYDLIGSVV from the coding sequence ATGCTGCCAGTAATCAAAGAGAAAAATAATCTACCTCAACCTGAACAAGAAACTGCATTGCCGCCAGATGGCAAGCTAAAATGGATAGAGCCTGGAAATAAAATTCATTTTATCAGCTTAGGCTGCCCACGTAACCTTGTCGACAGTGAAGTTATGTTAGGCATCCTCTTGCGTGCTGGCTACGAAGCTACTGAAGTACTGGCTGAAGCCGACTATATCGTTATCAACACATGCGGTTTTCTTGAAGCTTCGCGTAACGAGTCTTCTCAAACAATCAAAATGACATTGGATGAGCGCAAAGAATCCGCAAAACTCATCGTTACCGGCTGCATGGTCCAAACTCACCATCCTGAATTGAAAGACCGCTTTCCTACTGTAGACTATTACCTTGGTTCCGGCGATGTGGAAAAAATTCTGGAAGCTGTACGCTCCACAGAAAAAGGCATGCAGATTACTTCCGCCCGCAGTTATATCGAAGCAGGTGAAGTTCCCCGCCAACTTTCCACACCTAAGCATTTTGCCTACCTTAAAATAGCCGAAGGCTGCCGCAAAAAATGCTCTTACTGCATCATCCCTAATATTAAGGGCCCTCTAAAGAGCAAGAGCAAAGAACAGATCAAAAAAGAATTTGAACTTTTACTCAATCAGGGCGTCCAAGAAATCATCCTCATTGCGCAAGATCTAGGCGACTACGGTAAAGACCACGGCTATAAACGCGCCGACGGTCTCGTTGACCTGCTTAAAGATCTACTAAAAAATGAAAATGACTACTGGATCAGACTTCTCTACCTCTATCCGGATGAAATCACCGACGAGCTTATCGAATTGATGAAGAACGACAAACGCATCTGCCGTTATGTTGACATCCCTATCCAGCACGTCAACGACCGCGTACTCAAAAAGATGCGTCGCACTACTTCACGTGAACAAATCCTATCTGTCATCGAGAAGCTGCGTAAAGAAATTCCTGACATTATCATCCGCACAAGCCTCATCGTCGGCTTCCCTGGCGAGTCCGAAGAAGAATTTAAAGAACTGGGCACCTTCCTAGAAAAATACCAGTTAGACAATGTCGGTATCTTCAAGTACTCCCGTGAAAAAGGCTCCCATGCCGACACACTGGAAGACCACCATCCCGAAAATGTGAAAAATCGCCGTTATCATGCGTTGATGAAAACACAGAAGAAGACTTTGAAAAAAGTCCTCGCTAAGATGGTAGGTAAAACAGTTCCTGTCGTCGTCGAAGGCTACCATCCTGAATCCAAAATGTTGATGGTTGGGCGCCACTACGGCCAATGTCCCGACATCGATGGCCAGGTTATCATCAACGACGGCAGAAAGGTCGATGCCTTCGGCAAAAGATATAAAGTTAAAATTACTGGACATACTGATTACGACCTAATTGGAAGTGTGGTATAA
- a CDS encoding 1-deoxy-D-xylulose-5-phosphate synthase: protein MSKLLPTIKTPEDLQKYDFNQLNELAAEIRQRIIEVMSVNGGHLASNLGTVELTLALHKVFQSPKDKFIWDVSHQTYTHKILTGRNDRFPTIRQYQGLSGFGHPKESPHDHFHAGHAGTALSLALGVAQTRDLMDEDNYVIPVIGDATLTCGMSLEALNNLPRDLKKFIIILNDNAMSISKNVGAITRILSRILSNPLTHKIHQELDSLVSKIPSYGPALSRQGHKISSSLKNLVSPASFFEHYGVSYIGPVDGHDIKELTSVLEKLKNSSWPVILHILTNKGQGMEAAIANPTGYHGARPFHLDTGKFIVAPSPKPTFPQVFGKHILEMADNDPILQVVTPAMSCGSCLDAFMQKYPQRCLDAGIAESHAITFCGGLAYGGKTHVVASIYSTFLQRAFDNLFHDICLQELPVVFAIDRAGLAGADGATHNGIYDISFLNAMPNMVIAQPRNGDVLKDLLSSAFSWNRPTAIRYPNLATEVTEAPRVPRPLGKGEILAQGSKLAIIALGHMNKVALEVREQLKQWGVEASVVDPIFVKPLDSELLCDLLTTHQTIVTIEEHSAICGLGSILNNFLMTNGYSNVQVLNFGVPEAYIEQGTHAALLKEIGLTSDNITNKIVSQFELSKQASIQASSI from the coding sequence ATGTCAAAGCTACTGCCCACCATTAAAACTCCTGAAGATCTACAAAAATACGACTTTAATCAATTGAATGAGCTGGCTGCTGAGATTCGCCAGCGTATTATAGAAGTCATGTCTGTTAATGGGGGGCACCTGGCATCCAACCTTGGCACAGTTGAATTGACTCTTGCTTTGCATAAGGTCTTTCAATCCCCTAAAGACAAGTTTATTTGGGATGTCAGCCACCAAACGTACACCCACAAAATCCTCACCGGGCGCAACGATAGATTCCCTACGATCCGGCAGTACCAGGGACTTTCAGGCTTTGGCCACCCTAAAGAATCCCCTCACGACCATTTCCACGCAGGCCATGCGGGGACAGCCCTTTCTTTAGCTCTGGGTGTGGCCCAAACGCGCGATTTGATGGATGAAGACAACTATGTCATCCCTGTGATCGGAGATGCAACGTTGACCTGTGGTATGTCATTGGAAGCTTTAAATAACTTACCACGAGACTTGAAAAAGTTTATTATCATCTTAAATGATAATGCAATGTCGATATCCAAGAATGTGGGAGCCATCACCCGAATTCTTAGCCGCATACTAAGCAATCCCCTCACGCATAAGATCCATCAGGAACTTGATTCTCTCGTCTCAAAAATCCCAAGCTACGGACCTGCTCTTTCTCGCCAAGGCCATAAAATATCCAGCTCCTTAAAAAACCTGGTCAGTCCGGCATCTTTTTTCGAACATTACGGCGTCTCTTATATCGGCCCAGTCGATGGACATGATATTAAAGAGCTGACCTCTGTATTGGAAAAGCTCAAAAATTCCTCCTGGCCTGTGATCCTACACATCCTGACCAATAAGGGCCAAGGGATGGAAGCGGCCATTGCCAATCCTACCGGCTACCACGGCGCACGCCCCTTTCATCTTGATACAGGTAAATTCATTGTTGCTCCCTCACCCAAGCCCACTTTCCCTCAAGTTTTTGGAAAGCATATTTTGGAAATGGCTGATAATGACCCTATTTTACAAGTTGTTACCCCTGCCATGTCTTGCGGCTCCTGCTTAGATGCCTTCATGCAAAAATATCCGCAGCGCTGCCTAGACGCAGGCATTGCAGAATCGCATGCTATCACTTTCTGCGGCGGCCTGGCTTATGGCGGCAAAACTCATGTCGTTGCCTCTATTTACTCCACTTTTCTGCAACGCGCCTTCGACAATCTTTTCCACGACATCTGCCTGCAAGAACTTCCCGTCGTATTCGCGATAGACCGTGCAGGCCTGGCCGGCGCCGATGGGGCCACACATAATGGTATTTATGATATCTCCTTCCTTAACGCTATGCCAAATATGGTGATTGCACAGCCACGCAACGGGGATGTGCTAAAAGACTTATTAAGCTCGGCGTTTTCGTGGAATCGTCCCACCGCCATCCGTTATCCGAACTTAGCCACCGAAGTGACCGAAGCGCCTAGAGTCCCCCGTCCTTTAGGCAAGGGAGAAATTCTTGCCCAAGGTTCTAAACTCGCTATCATCGCCTTAGGTCATATGAATAAGGTTGCCCTTGAAGTTAGAGAGCAGCTCAAGCAATGGGGTGTCGAAGCCTCTGTTGTCGATCCTATCTTCGTTAAACCTTTGGACTCTGAATTACTGTGCGATCTTCTAACGACACACCAAACTATTGTGACCATCGAAGAACATTCCGCTATTTGCGGACTAGGCTCCATCTTAAATAACTTCCTTATGACGAACGGATACTCCAACGTCCAAGTTCTTAATTTTGGAGTGCCGGAAGCTTATATTGAACAAGGCACGCATGCAGCTTTACTAAAAGAAATTGGCCTTACGTCTGATAATATCACCAACAAAATCGTTTCCCAGTTCGAACTCTCCAAACAGGCCTCTATCCAGGCGAGCAGCATATGA
- the xseA gene encoding exodeoxyribonuclease VII large subunit — protein sequence MANTLDVSSALTVSALSAAIKNNLEGAFSQVVLQGEVSNCKLQQSGHWYLTLKDSQAQIAAVMFRGEASSLSFEPKNGDKVLIEGSLNVYPAGGRYQIVIRKMQKEGLGDLLLKLEALKKKVHQLGWFRKEHKKKLPFLPHTIGIITSPTGAAIQDILNILNRRGANFHVILNPVKVQGDGAAEEIARAIRFFNDKLPVDVMIVGRGGGSFEDLWCFNEEIVAEAIFLSRIPIICAVGHETDHTIAEYVADVRAPTPSACAEIVMAEQLELQKHLDQLKRQCCQALLHHLRKHKQELSGILRHPLFMTPYYLLGRWMQKIDDIRQQSDRLLPTKMNQWKVKLSHAAKLLQSLDPRKKLQQRRQQLLSWQQALDRAAQTTLTLQAQKLQGLSQTLQALDPRVLLSKGFSVLFNEKDGSLITDASQMKPGDKFNARLAKGTLEATIDKITP from the coding sequence ATGGCTAATACCCTGGATGTATCCTCCGCATTGACTGTCTCGGCTTTATCGGCTGCGATAAAAAACAATTTGGAGGGTGCGTTTTCACAAGTTGTGCTCCAGGGAGAAGTTAGCAATTGCAAACTGCAGCAATCGGGCCATTGGTACCTTACATTAAAAGACTCCCAAGCCCAGATTGCTGCGGTCATGTTCCGCGGCGAGGCTTCGTCGCTTTCTTTCGAGCCAAAAAATGGTGACAAAGTTCTTATTGAAGGCTCCCTCAATGTGTATCCCGCCGGAGGACGCTACCAAATCGTCATTCGCAAAATGCAGAAAGAAGGTCTGGGGGATCTTTTACTTAAATTAGAAGCCCTCAAAAAGAAGGTCCACCAACTCGGCTGGTTTCGCAAAGAACATAAGAAAAAGCTCCCTTTCCTTCCCCATACCATCGGCATCATCACCAGTCCCACCGGCGCTGCGATCCAAGATATCCTCAATATCCTTAACCGGCGCGGGGCAAACTTCCACGTTATACTCAATCCAGTAAAAGTCCAGGGCGACGGCGCCGCAGAAGAAATTGCACGCGCTATCCGTTTTTTCAATGATAAACTTCCTGTCGATGTCATGATCGTCGGTCGCGGCGGAGGCAGTTTTGAAGACTTATGGTGCTTCAACGAAGAAATTGTGGCGGAAGCGATATTCCTCAGCCGTATTCCCATCATCTGTGCCGTCGGACATGAAACAGACCATACCATTGCAGAATATGTTGCCGATGTGCGCGCCCCCACACCCTCGGCATGTGCTGAAATAGTCATGGCTGAACAACTGGAACTGCAGAAACATCTAGATCAACTGAAACGCCAGTGCTGTCAGGCCTTGCTGCATCACCTGCGTAAACATAAACAAGAACTCAGCGGGATTCTGCGCCATCCCCTCTTCATGACTCCATATTACCTTTTAGGACGTTGGATGCAAAAAATTGACGATATCCGTCAACAAAGTGATCGGCTTCTGCCTACGAAAATGAACCAATGGAAAGTCAAACTTAGTCATGCAGCCAAGCTCCTGCAGTCACTAGACCCGCGCAAAAAACTGCAACAGCGCAGGCAACAACTCCTTAGCTGGCAGCAAGCCCTCGACCGCGCAGCACAAACTACTCTCACCCTCCAAGCACAAAAGTTGCAGGGGTTAAGCCAAACGTTACAGGCTTTAGATCCGCGTGTACTTTTAAGCAAGGGTTTCAGTGTGCTTTTCAATGAAAAGGACGGCTCTCTTATAACAGACGCTTCGCAAATGAAACCCGGAGATAAATTTAACGCTCGTCTTGCCAAAGGCACTCTTGAAGCTACCATCGATAAAATCACACCTTAA
- a CDS encoding adenylate kinase: protein MKNLLFSMCLFATTFGGAAVTALETNNQPQVIILMGPPGSGKGTQAIQLSKELGIPQISTGDILRENTRNNTELGKQAKQYMEAGKYVPDELIYDMLFDRIAQPDAKKGYLLDGFPRTLAQAESLENKLAGKANVTVVNLDVPDEIIVKRVSGRVQCKNGHVYNIYFNPPKEPGKCDIDGEALTQRNDDRPEIVAERLKVYHTQTSPVLDYYKKKGLLITLNGNQSPDIVYKNLLDAISNKHANIRP, encoded by the coding sequence ATGAAAAATTTACTATTTAGCATGTGTCTTTTCGCAACAACATTCGGCGGAGCAGCTGTGACAGCACTAGAGACAAATAATCAACCCCAAGTCATCATTTTGATGGGACCGCCTGGATCCGGCAAAGGAACACAGGCGATACAACTAAGTAAAGAACTAGGTATTCCCCAAATTTCTACGGGAGATATTTTGCGTGAAAACACACGCAACAATACAGAGCTGGGAAAACAAGCCAAACAATATATGGAAGCGGGGAAATATGTTCCCGATGAGCTGATATATGATATGTTGTTCGACCGCATAGCCCAGCCCGATGCTAAAAAAGGCTACTTATTAGACGGCTTTCCGCGCACTCTTGCACAGGCGGAATCTTTAGAGAATAAGCTCGCAGGTAAAGCAAATGTCACCGTAGTAAATCTTGATGTCCCTGATGAAATTATCGTGAAAAGAGTTTCCGGAAGAGTCCAATGTAAAAATGGACACGTCTATAACATCTACTTTAACCCACCTAAAGAACCGGGTAAATGCGATATCGACGGCGAAGCCCTAACACAGCGGAACGATGACCGTCCTGAGATTGTTGCAGAGCGTCTTAAAGTATATCATACGCAAACCTCGCCCGTTCTGGACTACTATAAGAAAAAAGGCCTGTTAATAACTTTGAACGGAAATCAATCTCCTGACATCGTTTACAAAAATCTTTTGGATGCTATTTCTAATAAGCATGCAAATATAAGACCTTGA
- the lysS gene encoding lysine--tRNA ligase has protein sequence MSSPTHTTSSNTPEYLTHEEYQNRSRKLAELRSLGIEPYPNQFNPTLTLEEVRKQYESQPLGHSEEAAAGTTPTVKIAGRLILFRSMGKNAFAHIQDDHTRIQIMFNNEHTHLEGYTPQTAPDGQNVVSAYKVIEKKIDLGDIIGIEGNLFFTNKGELTLYAKKVTLLCKTLLPLADKHSGLTDKELRYRKRWLDLITNPEIHQVFRVRSQILSLIRQYMSDQRFMEVETPVLQSTYGGAEARPFTTKLNALNQEMFLRISLEIPLKKLLIGGIERVFEMGKVFRNEGIDRSHNPEFTLLEAYAAYWDYNDMMAFVENLYQMLALKLFGTTELQVPLPGKDEFVTIDVKAPWKRMSMKESLRHYAQLDVDSLSDEALHRLLADSGEIDPKKINSLSRGLMIAALFEIHVEKHLIQPHHITDHPIETTPLCKLHRDPEQRMQGIVERFESFILCGEACNSYTELNDPELQRSLFDEQTRRRDKGDEEAAPSDEEFLEAICQGMPPAGGVGIGIDRLVMLFTQAHSIRDVLFFPWMKPQTE, from the coding sequence ATGTCTTCCCCTACACACACAACATCATCAAATACTCCTGAATATTTAACTCATGAAGAGTACCAAAACCGCAGCAGAAAACTCGCTGAACTGCGCAGCCTAGGGATCGAGCCCTACCCCAATCAATTCAATCCTACCCTCACGCTCGAAGAAGTCCGCAAGCAATACGAATCACAGCCGCTCGGGCACAGCGAAGAAGCTGCCGCCGGCACCACGCCTACAGTAAAGATCGCAGGAAGGTTGATCCTATTTCGCTCTATGGGGAAAAATGCCTTCGCCCATATCCAAGATGACCACACACGCATCCAGATCATGTTCAACAATGAACATACACATCTCGAAGGATATACACCCCAGACCGCACCTGACGGACAAAATGTCGTCTCCGCCTACAAAGTCATCGAGAAGAAAATTGACCTTGGCGATATCATCGGCATCGAAGGCAACCTCTTCTTCACCAATAAAGGCGAACTCACCCTCTACGCAAAAAAAGTCACCCTCCTCTGCAAAACCCTCCTTCCTCTTGCCGATAAACACTCCGGCTTGACCGATAAAGAGCTGCGCTACCGCAAACGCTGGTTAGACCTCATCACAAATCCTGAAATTCACCAAGTTTTCCGCGTTCGCAGCCAGATCCTTTCGCTTATCCGCCAATACATGTCGGACCAACGTTTCATGGAAGTGGAAACACCGGTGTTGCAAAGCACCTACGGCGGCGCGGAAGCTCGTCCTTTTACGACTAAGCTTAATGCCCTCAACCAAGAAATGTTCCTACGTATCTCCTTGGAAATCCCCCTAAAAAAACTCCTTATCGGCGGCATCGAACGTGTTTTCGAAATGGGTAAAGTTTTCCGTAATGAAGGCATAGACCGCAGCCACAACCCTGAATTCACCCTATTGGAAGCTTATGCAGCCTATTGGGATTACAATGACATGATGGCATTTGTTGAAAACCTTTATCAAATGCTCGCTTTGAAGCTTTTTGGTACAACAGAACTGCAAGTGCCCCTTCCCGGTAAAGACGAATTTGTGACTATTGATGTCAAAGCACCTTGGAAGAGAATGTCGATGAAGGAAAGCCTGCGCCATTATGCTCAACTGGATGTAGATTCCCTATCTGATGAAGCATTGCACCGCCTCCTTGCCGATAGCGGTGAAATTGATCCGAAGAAAATCAACAGCCTCTCACGCGGTCTGATGATTGCTGCTCTGTTTGAGATCCATGTCGAAAAACACCTCATCCAGCCTCACCACATCACCGATCACCCTATCGAGACAACGCCGCTCTGCAAACTTCACCGCGACCCTGAACAGCGTATGCAAGGTATCGTTGAGCGTTTCGAAAGCTTTATCCTCTGTGGAGAAGCCTGCAACTCCTACACCGAATTAAATGATCCGGAATTGCAGCGCAGCCTCTTCGACGAACAAACACGCAGACGTGATAAAGGCGATGAAGAAGCAGCTCCTTCTGACGAAGAGTTTCTAGAAGCTATCTGCCAAGGTATGCCGCCCGCCGGTGGTGTAGGAATTGGTATCGACCGCCTCGTCATGCTTTTCACACAAGCACACTCTATCCGTGATGTCCTCTTCTTCCCTTGGATGAAACCTCAAACGGAATAG